The Stackebrandtia nassauensis DSM 44728 genome includes the window GAGGCCGTCGGCGTCGGGGTGGCGCTGCTGATCCTGTTGTACGCCTTCGGTTTGCTGCTGGCCGCGGGCTTCCCGCTGTTGATCGCGGGCCTGGGAGTCGGCACCGGCATGGGCCTGATCATGCTGATCGCCGGTTTCACGACCGTCAACACCGCCACCCCCACGCTGGGCGCCATGATCGGGCTCGGCGTCGGCATCGACTACGCCCTGTTCATCGTGTCCCGGTACCGCGCCCACCGCCACGCCGGAAACGACTCCGTCGCATCGGCAGCCGTGGCCACGGCCACCGCCGGTCACTCGGTCGTCATCGCCGGAGCCACCGTCCTGGTCGGACTGACCGGACTGGCCTTGTGCGGGGTGCCGAGCTTCACGACCATGGGCCTGGCCGCCGGACTGGTCGTCATCGTCGAGGTGTTGCTGTCCATAACAGTGCTTCCGGCACTGCTGGGCCGCTTCGGGCACCGGATGCGACGCTCCCGTCGCGACCCCGAACAACCGGCGCGCTGGGCCGCAACCCTGTCCGCGACGGTCACGCGCCGCCCGACGGCATGGCTGCTGACCGCACTCGTGCTGCTGACGGTCCTGGCCGTCCCGGTCACCGGCATGCGACTGGGGCAAAACGACGCCGGCGCCGAGGCCGCCGATTCCACCACCCGACGGGCCTTCGACATCGTGGCCGAGGGTTTCGGTCCCGGTGCCACCGGCCCACTGCTGATCGTCGTCGACACCCGCCGCACCGGGACCGCCGCCGTCGCCGACATCCGGGATCGGGTAGCGGGACTCACGGGCGTGGAACGACTCACCCCGTCCCGGAAATCCGACGACGGCACCGTGACCGTGTTCGAAGCCGTCGGATCCCAACGGCCGCAAAGCCCCGAAACCGAACGGCTGGTGCGCGAGGTGACCCGAACGCTTCCCGACGGCGCCGAGCTCACCGGTCCCACCGCCATCAATATGGACATGTCGGGTCGGCTGGCGGACCGGTTGTGGCTGGTGATCGCGGTCGTGCTGGTGCTGAGTTTCGTACTGCTGGTCTTCATGCTGCGGTCACTGCTGATCCCGCTCAAAGCGGTGCTCATGAACCTGCTGTCGGTGACCGCGTCCTTCGGCGTGTTGACCCTGGCCTTCCAGACCCACGCTGGGGCGCGGTTGCTGGGCCTGGACGACCCGGTCCCGATCGCGGGCTGGGCGCCGCTGGTCCTGTTCGCGATCCTGTTCGGACTGTCCATGGACTACGAGATCTTCCTGCTCGGCAGGATCCGGGAGGCCTACCTCGTCTCCGGTGACAACACCGCCGCCGTGGTGTCGGGGCTGAGCCAGGCGGCCCGGCTCATCACCGCGACCGCCGCCATCATGGTCGCGGTGGCCCTGGGCTTCGCCTTCGATTCCTCGGTGATGGTGAAGATCATCGGCGTCGGCATGGCCACAGCGCTGTTGCTGGACGCGACCGTGGTTCGCATGGTCCTGGTGCCCGCCACCATGACGCTGCTGGGCCGCGCCAACTGGTACCTGCCGAGATGGCTGGGACGACACCCAAGTCAACCCGGCGCTGCCGAACTCGAGCGAAAGTTCGGAGAAG containing:
- a CDS encoding MMPL family transporter encodes the protein MSTVLYRLGRNGARRPFLTLAITAAVVAVIGFVSAGLGGAPHNTVDLPGTSSHAATQLLEQRFPDEAGARAHIAADWGEADVDENALDDTVARLEQRDGVREVAVRRSDSANIAIVAVSYHRPATELSATAETDALDRAATPLRDSADAVAVGGELPESVQGPDGTAEAVGVGVALLILLYAFGLLLAAGFPLLIAGLGVGTGMGLIMLIAGFTTVNTATPTLGAMIGLGVGIDYALFIVSRYRAHRHAGNDSVASAAVATATAGHSVVIAGATVLVGLTGLALCGVPSFTTMGLAAGLVVIVEVLLSITVLPALLGRFGHRMRRSRRDPEQPARWAATLSATVTRRPTAWLLTALVLLTVLAVPVTGMRLGQNDAGAEAADSTTRRAFDIVAEGFGPGATGPLLIVVDTRRTGTAAVADIRDRVAGLTGVERLTPSRKSDDGTVTVFEAVGSQRPQSPETERLVREVTRTLPDGAELTGPTAINMDMSGRLADRLWLVIAVVLVLSFVLLVFMLRSLLIPLKAVLMNLLSVTASFGVLTLAFQTHAGARLLGLDDPVPIAGWAPLVLFAILFGLSMDYEIFLLGRIREAYLVSGDNTAAVVSGLSQAARLITATAAIMVAVALGFAFDSSVMVKIIGVGMATALLLDATVVRMVLVPATMTLLGRANWYLPRWLGRHPSQPGAAELERKFGEADARPRLRQLRVPVAAVA